The following are encoded in a window of Arthrobacter sp. OAP107 genomic DNA:
- a CDS encoding MFS transporter encodes MTESIAPPTATTETRTTRDLAKVAVSGWLGTAMEFMDFQLYSLAAAIVFNKIFFPDVSPVIGLIAAMATYGVGYVARLVGAVYFGRMGDRIGRKKVLFITIALMGASTTLIGVLPTYAMVGIWAPILLVALRLIQGFGAGAEIAGATVMLAEYAPARRRGLISSLVCLGTNSGTLAASALWAILVAVLSEDQLLTWGWRLPFLASFLLMIFAVWVRRSLKESPVFEQREDVVDGVALAKSDLAAEANSANEADQPKHKPQSTSTIEAALHQRKGKSFLIALGLRFGQAGNSGLIQTFLIGYLATVLLMDKSVGTTAIMIGSIIGFATIPLIGVLGDRFGRRPLYIILSSATAVFAIPMMLMVTSGNPTLVTIAVVAGLNLGVLSLFSMESVTMAEFFGARTRFTQLALAKEIGGILATAIGPILAATLTAVTGHWWPLAAMLIGYSLITLISAAVGPEVRGRDLVRLEDAA; translated from the coding sequence ATGACCGAGAGCATCGCACCGCCCACCGCCACGACCGAAACGAGGACTACCAGGGACCTCGCGAAGGTCGCAGTCTCCGGCTGGCTGGGTACGGCCATGGAATTCATGGATTTCCAGCTCTATTCGCTGGCCGCGGCCATCGTCTTCAACAAGATCTTCTTCCCCGACGTCAGCCCGGTGATCGGCCTCATCGCAGCAATGGCAACCTACGGCGTCGGCTACGTGGCCCGTCTGGTCGGCGCGGTGTACTTCGGCCGCATGGGCGACAGGATCGGCCGCAAGAAGGTCCTCTTCATCACCATCGCGCTGATGGGTGCCTCCACCACGCTCATCGGTGTCCTGCCCACCTACGCCATGGTCGGCATCTGGGCGCCCATCCTGCTCGTGGCGCTGCGCCTGATCCAGGGCTTCGGTGCTGGTGCTGAAATCGCCGGCGCCACCGTGATGCTGGCGGAGTACGCCCCGGCCCGCCGCCGCGGCCTGATCTCCTCGCTCGTCTGCCTCGGCACCAACTCCGGCACCCTCGCAGCCTCCGCGCTCTGGGCCATCCTGGTGGCGGTACTCTCCGAGGACCAGCTGCTGACCTGGGGCTGGCGCCTGCCGTTCCTGGCAAGCTTCCTGCTGATGATCTTCGCCGTCTGGGTCCGCCGCTCCCTCAAGGAAAGCCCGGTCTTCGAACAGCGTGAGGACGTCGTAGACGGCGTCGCACTCGCGAAGAGCGACCTCGCCGCCGAGGCAAACTCTGCAAACGAAGCAGACCAGCCCAAGCACAAGCCCCAGTCCACCAGCACGATCGAAGCCGCGCTGCACCAGCGCAAGGGAAAGTCCTTCCTGATTGCCCTCGGCCTCCGCTTCGGACAGGCCGGCAACTCGGGCCTCATCCAGACGTTCCTCATCGGCTACCTGGCCACGGTCCTGCTCATGGATAAGTCCGTCGGCACCACGGCGATCATGATCGGCTCGATCATCGGCTTCGCCACCATCCCGCTGATCGGCGTCCTGGGCGACCGCTTCGGCCGCCGGCCCCTGTACATCATCCTGAGCTCCGCCACCGCAGTCTTCGCGATTCCCATGATGCTGATGGTCACCAGCGGCAACCCGACCCTCGTCACCATCGCCGTCGTCGCCGGCCTGAACCTGGGCGTGCTGAGCCTCTTCTCGATGGAGAGCGTCACCATGGCCGAGTTCTTCGGAGCCCGCACCCGCTTCACCCAGCTCGCCCTGGCCAAGGAAATAGGCGGCATCCTCGCCACCGCCATCGGCCCGATCCTCGCCGCCACGCTGACCGCCGTCACCGGGCACTGGTGGCCGCTGGCCGCCATGCTCATCGGCTACTCACTGATCACGCTGATCTCCGCAGCTGTCGGCCCCGAGGTCCGCGGCCGCGACCTGGTCCGTCTGGAAGACGCCGCATGA
- a CDS encoding GntR family transcriptional regulator: MATGKPEKGQSPRLSVRDQTLDTLRRRIISLQLPPGEPLSENELAQELGVSRTPVRESLILLREEGLVQVFPQIGSFVSLVDLGRVAEAQFVREAIECASLKDAVVDASGLAGLREILAAQRDAESAGDVEEFFRLDEDFHRELLRLAGHESAWTAVNSAKAHLDRARRLSLIDTRPVSTLIEQHTAVVDALEANNRSEADSSLRVHLRGVFEDVKRIQASSPELFSDGTASRPVRRSIARLS, translated from the coding sequence ATGGCAACCGGCAAACCCGAAAAAGGGCAGTCTCCGCGGCTCTCCGTGCGGGACCAGACACTGGATACGCTCCGGCGTCGCATCATCTCCCTGCAGCTCCCTCCCGGCGAGCCCTTGTCCGAGAACGAACTCGCCCAGGAACTCGGTGTCAGCCGGACGCCCGTGCGGGAGAGCCTCATCCTGCTCCGCGAGGAAGGCCTGGTGCAGGTCTTCCCGCAGATCGGCTCGTTCGTCTCGCTCGTGGATCTGGGCCGTGTGGCCGAGGCCCAGTTCGTCCGGGAGGCCATCGAGTGCGCTTCCCTGAAGGATGCCGTGGTTGACGCCTCGGGACTGGCCGGGCTGCGCGAGATCCTGGCTGCGCAGCGGGACGCGGAATCCGCCGGCGATGTCGAGGAGTTCTTCCGGCTCGACGAGGACTTCCACCGCGAGCTCCTCCGCCTGGCTGGGCACGAGTCCGCCTGGACCGCGGTCAACTCGGCCAAGGCCCACCTCGACCGCGCCCGCCGGCTCAGCCTCATCGACACCCGGCCTGTGTCCACGCTGATCGAACAGCACACCGCCGTGGTGGACGCGCTCGAAGCCAACAACCGCTCCGAAGCCGACAGCTCCCTGCGGGTCCACCTGCGCGGCGTCTTCGAGGACGTCAAGCGCATTCAGGCGTCCTCACCCGAACTCTTCTCGGACGGGACGGCATCACGCCCGGTCCGCCGCAGCATCGCCCGGCTCTCTTAA
- a CDS encoding YceI family protein — protein sequence MTLPAGLTPGIWTLDMSHSEIGFSVRHAGISKVRGRFREATGEAHVRDSLADSSLHATVSTASFDSGDANRDAHVKGEDFFDVAQFPEMTFKGTHIDGDGEDYTLTGDLTIKGITKPVELEVEFTGVAVDPFGATRAGFSAEAEISRKEFGLTWNAALEAGGLLVSDKVKINLEAALVKQQ from the coding sequence ATGACTCTTCCCGCAGGCCTGACCCCCGGTATTTGGACACTCGACATGTCCCACAGTGAGATCGGCTTCAGCGTACGCCACGCCGGGATCAGCAAGGTCCGCGGGCGGTTCCGGGAAGCAACCGGCGAGGCCCATGTGCGCGACTCCCTGGCCGACTCGTCGCTGCATGCCACGGTGAGCACGGCCAGCTTCGATTCCGGTGACGCCAACCGCGACGCGCACGTGAAAGGGGAGGACTTCTTCGACGTCGCGCAGTTCCCGGAGATGACCTTCAAGGGCACGCACATCGACGGTGACGGCGAGGACTACACACTCACCGGCGACCTCACCATCAAGGGCATCACCAAACCCGTCGAACTGGAGGTCGAGTTCACCGGCGTGGCCGTCGACCCCTTCGGCGCCACCCGCGCGGGGTTCTCGGCGGAAGCCGAGATCAGCCGGAAGGAGTTCGGCCTGACCTGGAACGCCGCACTCGAAGCCGGCGGCCTCCTGGTCAGCGACAAGGTAAAGATCAACCTTGAGGCTGCGCTGGTCAAGCAGCAGTAG
- a CDS encoding HNH endonuclease family protein, which yields MHQAPPRKRNWFAAGALAAVILATTACGGVISATRQPSSDAVPGGSAGTAPGYAVKAADLLATLPVKGRAPKTGYDREEFGPAWSDTDHNGCDTRNDILARDLKSATFKPGTKDCIVLTGTLADPYTATTIAFTRGSKTSSAVQIDHVVALSDAWQKGAQRLSKAQRTALANDPLNLLAASGPANQQKSDGDAATWLPASRAYRCPYVARQISVKAKYKLWVTQAERTAMASVLAQCGGTVAGGK from the coding sequence TTGCACCAAGCACCACCCCGCAAAAGGAACTGGTTTGCAGCCGGCGCCCTTGCCGCCGTTATCCTGGCCACCACCGCCTGCGGCGGGGTCATCAGCGCAACCCGGCAGCCGTCGTCGGACGCCGTCCCCGGCGGATCAGCCGGCACCGCGCCCGGCTACGCGGTCAAGGCAGCCGACCTACTCGCCACCCTGCCCGTCAAGGGCCGCGCACCGAAAACCGGCTACGACCGGGAAGAATTCGGCCCGGCCTGGTCCGACACCGACCACAACGGCTGCGACACCCGCAACGACATCCTCGCCCGGGACCTCAAATCCGCAACGTTCAAGCCCGGAACAAAGGACTGCATCGTCCTGACCGGCACCCTCGCCGATCCGTACACGGCCACCACCATCGCCTTCACCCGGGGCAGCAAAACCAGCAGCGCAGTCCAGATCGACCACGTCGTAGCACTCAGCGACGCATGGCAGAAGGGCGCCCAGCGCCTCAGCAAGGCTCAGCGGACCGCCCTCGCCAACGATCCCCTCAACCTGCTCGCCGCTTCCGGCCCGGCCAACCAGCAGAAGTCCGACGGCGACGCCGCCACCTGGCTGCCTGCCAGCCGCGCCTACCGCTGCCCGTACGTCGCGCGGCAGATTTCGGTCAAGGCGAAGTACAAGCTGTGGGTGACCCAGGCCGAACGCACCGCGATGGCCTCTGTCCTGGCCCAGTGCGGCGGCACGGTGGCCGGAGGTAAGTAG
- the fdhA gene encoding formaldehyde dehydrogenase, glutathione-independent, protein MEGNKAVAYKGPGKVEVIDIDYPTFELKDGPGVNPANVGRQVPHGAILKTVATNICGSDQHMVRGRTTAPPDLVLGHEITGEVVEVGPGVEFIKVGDICSVPFNISCGRCRNCKERKTGICLNVNPDRPGSAYGYVDMGGWVGGQANYVLVPYADWNLLKFPDKDKAMEKILDLAMLSDIFPTGFHGAVTAGVGVGSTVYVAGAGPVGLAAATSAHLLGAAVVIVGDMNSDRLAQARSFGCETVDLTKGGPAEQIEQILGVPEVDCAVDAVGFEAKGHGHDAKEAPATVLNSLMDITAAGGALGIPGLYVTGDPGGIDEAAKKGALSLSLGTGWAKSLSFTTGQCPVMKYNRQLMMAILSDRVHIAKNVNAKPIPLDEAPKGYAEFDAGAATKYVLNPNGYLS, encoded by the coding sequence ATGGAAGGGAACAAAGCCGTTGCCTACAAGGGACCCGGCAAGGTGGAAGTCATTGATATCGACTACCCCACTTTTGAACTTAAGGACGGGCCGGGCGTAAACCCGGCCAACGTGGGGCGCCAGGTTCCCCACGGTGCGATTCTCAAGACGGTGGCCACCAACATCTGCGGCTCTGACCAGCACATGGTCCGCGGCCGGACCACGGCGCCGCCGGACCTGGTACTGGGCCACGAAATCACCGGTGAAGTGGTGGAGGTGGGGCCGGGCGTCGAATTCATCAAGGTCGGGGACATCTGCTCGGTGCCGTTCAATATTTCGTGCGGCCGGTGCCGGAACTGCAAGGAGCGCAAGACCGGGATTTGCCTCAACGTGAACCCGGACCGGCCGGGCAGCGCGTACGGCTACGTGGACATGGGCGGCTGGGTGGGCGGCCAGGCGAATTATGTCCTGGTGCCGTACGCGGACTGGAACCTGCTCAAGTTCCCGGACAAGGACAAGGCCATGGAGAAGATCCTGGACCTCGCCATGCTCTCGGACATCTTCCCCACGGGCTTTCACGGCGCCGTGACGGCGGGGGTTGGGGTCGGCTCCACCGTATACGTCGCGGGTGCCGGTCCTGTTGGACTGGCAGCGGCGACCAGCGCGCATCTGCTGGGTGCCGCCGTCGTAATTGTTGGCGACATGAACAGTGACCGGCTGGCGCAGGCCCGCAGCTTCGGCTGCGAGACGGTGGACCTCACCAAGGGCGGGCCGGCGGAGCAGATCGAACAGATCCTGGGTGTGCCTGAGGTGGATTGCGCCGTGGATGCCGTGGGCTTTGAGGCGAAGGGCCATGGCCACGATGCGAAGGAGGCGCCGGCGACGGTGCTGAATTCGCTGATGGACATCACCGCAGCCGGTGGCGCGCTGGGCATTCCTGGGCTGTACGTGACGGGTGATCCGGGCGGCATCGACGAGGCCGCCAAGAAGGGGGCGCTGAGCCTGAGCCTGGGCACGGGCTGGGCGAAGTCGCTGAGCTTCACCACGGGCCAGTGTCCGGTGATGAAGTACAACCGGCAGCTGATGATGGCCATCCTCAGCGACCGCGTGCACATCGCCAAGAACGTCAACGCGAAGCCGATTCCGCTGGATGAAGCACCGAAGGGTTACGCCGAGTTCGACGCCGGCGCCGCCACGAAGTACGTGCTGAACCCGAACGGATACCTCAGCTGA
- a CDS encoding DUF1540 domain-containing protein, whose protein sequence is MSTHVADCSVTNCSFNDHSECNAEAITVGGTTDHASCATFIDTGVHGGLPKVLAGVGACQRSECIHNDHLMCKASEVHVGPGPDNADCLTYSHNGRQATH, encoded by the coding sequence ATGAGCACGCACGTAGCCGATTGCAGCGTCACCAATTGCTCCTTCAACGACCACTCCGAATGTAACGCCGAGGCCATCACGGTCGGCGGCACCACAGACCACGCCTCCTGCGCCACGTTCATCGACACGGGTGTGCACGGCGGCCTGCCGAAGGTCCTCGCCGGCGTCGGGGCATGCCAGCGGTCGGAATGCATCCACAACGACCACCTGATGTGCAAGGCGTCCGAAGTCCACGTTGGCCCCGGCCCGGACAACGCCGACTGCCTCACCTACTCCCACAATGGACGACAGGCCACCCACTAA
- a CDS encoding TM0106 family RecB-like putative nuclease, whose translation MFLLDPTTPGQPADLVFSATDLVAASECEYRTLRILDEKLGRSAKADFAADEMQARAGKLGDVHEHKVLASLIDRHGPWDASRGTGVYCIDRGTPDRASLADKARETAAALRSGADVVFQATFFDGEFLGYADFLVREEAAGASEEAVGITAAGPPLSRGSAPDRYEVWDTKLARHAKVGALLQLAAYGDQLIKLGLEPAPRVLLVLGNLERSTHSLADLLPVYRERRARFRELTAGHRAGEAPVAWQQPGVNYCGRCDYCAEQVAGHRDLLMVAGMTSVQRKKLVADGVTTIDALAELPLHLATGSRQRLRDQARMQTGLEAADGSRTFVKEGQPHTVTYKVLADNALAGIPAPSDGDIFFDFEGDPLWQDPAGKWGLEYLFGVIEAPLPTDPPGQDPVFRPFWAHSRVGERQAFLDFLAYVEERRAQYPDMHVYHYAPYEKTALRNLSLNHVAGEDVVDSWLRDGLLIDLYATVRHSLRISEASYSIKKLEPLYMGDNLRSGDVKDAGASVVAYAAYCEARDAGPETHAEAAAILASISDYNQYDCLSTLRLRDWLLQLRGGGAPGGSGGAGVMAAGVGTTTAGAGTAAGPQTPPDAVVDGEPSPEEAGLRSFLDAIAEHGELTADEQAVAMVAAATGYHRRERKQFWWEHFDRLESEVDRWRDQRNVFIVEAAEVLSDWAPPTSRARTESRTLRLTGIMSEGSEFKPGSKWFRMFEDPLPDGLGEVDGGRTPRRAAATEPSDTAGSMEGTVAGPHEATMPPSRDGIFGTLVEAVEDHPEQPGRTVITITEKSTGKVPPYFQLPMALTDDRPIATDSIEAALAELAQRVGSSLPELPKHAGVDILRRTPPRLAGLPSLPAVGSDSNGNADYVSAIAHALKHLDRSYLAVQGPPGTGKTFVGSHVIARLVEAGWKVGVVAQSHAVVENMLCTAIEKAGVDRAVVAKKLSQPHDVPWTCVADEDVARLLDGPDGCLVGGTAWTMTGRHVPAGSLDLLVIDEAGQYSLANTLAVARSAKRLLLLGDPQQLPQVTQGSHPEPVDESALGWLSAGRATMPAELGYFLADSWRMHPELCRKVSVLSYEGRLESAPAASLRHLDGVPPGVDTVLVPHAGNTTSSAEEAAAVVGLARQHIGLKWTPGKDGPIRRLEAKDILVVAAYNAQVQTIRHALDQEGLFDVRVGTVDKFQGQEAPVVLVSMACSAIAEAPRGAEFLLNRNRINVAVSRGQWRAVIVRSPELTNYMPARPFALEELGAFLGLSPGEFTRD comes from the coding sequence ATGTTCCTGCTCGACCCAACAACACCGGGCCAACCGGCTGATCTGGTGTTCTCAGCCACCGACCTCGTGGCCGCCAGCGAATGCGAATACCGGACGCTCCGGATCCTGGACGAGAAACTTGGCCGGTCCGCCAAAGCCGATTTCGCCGCCGACGAGATGCAGGCACGGGCAGGCAAGCTCGGCGACGTCCACGAGCACAAGGTGCTGGCCTCCCTCATCGACCGCCACGGCCCGTGGGACGCCTCGCGCGGCACCGGGGTCTACTGCATCGACCGCGGAACCCCGGACCGGGCCAGCTTGGCGGACAAGGCCCGCGAGACCGCCGCCGCCCTCCGCAGCGGCGCCGACGTCGTCTTCCAGGCCACGTTCTTCGACGGCGAATTCCTCGGCTATGCAGACTTCCTGGTGCGGGAGGAGGCGGCCGGGGCTAGCGAAGAGGCTGTGGGCATTACAGCGGCAGGACCTCCACTGTCCAGGGGTTCCGCTCCGGACCGGTATGAGGTCTGGGACACCAAGCTGGCGCGGCACGCCAAGGTAGGAGCCCTGCTGCAGCTTGCCGCTTACGGCGACCAGCTGATCAAGCTCGGGTTGGAGCCGGCCCCGCGGGTCCTGCTGGTGTTGGGCAACCTTGAGCGCAGCACCCACTCGCTGGCGGATCTGCTGCCGGTGTACCGCGAGCGCCGGGCGCGCTTCCGTGAGCTCACCGCCGGGCACCGTGCCGGTGAGGCTCCTGTGGCCTGGCAACAGCCCGGCGTCAATTACTGCGGCAGGTGCGACTACTGCGCCGAGCAAGTGGCCGGGCACCGAGACCTGCTCATGGTGGCGGGCATGACCTCCGTCCAGCGGAAGAAGCTCGTCGCGGACGGCGTCACCACCATCGACGCCCTCGCCGAGCTCCCCCTGCACCTGGCCACGGGTTCGCGGCAGCGCCTGCGGGACCAGGCCAGGATGCAAACCGGACTGGAGGCAGCCGACGGCTCACGCACCTTCGTGAAGGAGGGCCAGCCGCACACCGTCACCTACAAGGTGCTGGCGGACAACGCGTTGGCTGGCATTCCTGCCCCGAGCGACGGCGACATCTTCTTTGACTTCGAAGGCGACCCCCTCTGGCAGGATCCCGCAGGCAAATGGGGCCTGGAGTACCTCTTCGGCGTGATTGAGGCCCCGCTGCCCACTGACCCGCCGGGCCAGGACCCGGTCTTCCGGCCGTTCTGGGCCCACTCGCGTGTGGGTGAGCGGCAGGCGTTCCTTGACTTCCTCGCCTACGTGGAGGAACGGCGCGCGCAGTATCCGGACATGCACGTCTACCACTACGCCCCCTACGAGAAGACTGCCCTGCGCAACCTCTCGCTGAACCATGTGGCCGGCGAGGATGTGGTGGATTCATGGCTGCGGGACGGGCTCCTCATTGACCTCTACGCCACGGTCCGGCACTCACTGCGCATCTCCGAGGCCTCGTACTCCATCAAGAAGCTCGAGCCCCTGTACATGGGAGACAACCTGAGGTCCGGTGACGTCAAGGACGCCGGTGCTTCGGTGGTGGCCTACGCAGCCTACTGCGAGGCGCGCGACGCCGGGCCCGAGACCCACGCGGAGGCGGCCGCCATCCTCGCCTCCATTTCCGACTACAACCAGTACGACTGCCTGTCCACGCTGCGCCTCCGCGACTGGCTGCTGCAGTTGCGCGGCGGTGGCGCGCCCGGTGGTTCCGGTGGGGCTGGCGTGATGGCGGCCGGTGTGGGGACCACGACTGCCGGCGCAGGGACAGCGGCCGGTCCCCAAACGCCGCCGGACGCCGTTGTGGACGGGGAACCTTCGCCGGAGGAGGCAGGCCTGCGATCCTTCCTGGACGCCATTGCGGAACACGGCGAGCTGACGGCGGACGAGCAGGCCGTCGCCATGGTCGCGGCGGCCACCGGCTACCACCGCCGGGAGCGCAAGCAGTTCTGGTGGGAGCACTTCGACCGGCTCGAGTCCGAGGTCGACAGGTGGCGGGACCAGCGCAACGTGTTCATCGTGGAAGCGGCCGAGGTGCTCTCGGACTGGGCACCGCCCACTTCCAGAGCCAGGACCGAGTCCCGCACCCTGCGGCTCACCGGGATCATGAGCGAGGGCTCGGAATTCAAGCCGGGTTCCAAATGGTTCCGAATGTTCGAGGACCCCCTGCCCGATGGTCTAGGGGAGGTCGACGGCGGGCGGACCCCGAGGCGCGCGGCAGCAACCGAGCCATCAGATACAGCCGGCTCAATGGAGGGCACGGTTGCGGGACCCCACGAGGCCACCATGCCGCCCTCCCGCGACGGCATCTTCGGCACGCTCGTGGAGGCTGTTGAAGACCATCCCGAACAGCCCGGCCGGACGGTCATCACCATCACGGAGAAGTCCACGGGGAAGGTGCCGCCGTACTTCCAGCTGCCCATGGCGCTGACGGACGACCGTCCCATTGCCACCGACAGCATTGAGGCCGCGCTGGCAGAACTCGCGCAGCGCGTTGGTTCCTCCCTGCCAGAACTTCCCAAACATGCCGGGGTGGACATCCTGCGCCGGACACCACCCCGGCTGGCAGGCCTTCCGAGCCTGCCCGCAGTTGGCAGCGACTCCAACGGAAACGCCGACTACGTCTCTGCCATTGCCCACGCGCTGAAACACCTGGACCGGTCCTACCTCGCGGTGCAGGGGCCTCCGGGGACCGGCAAGACGTTCGTGGGCTCCCACGTCATCGCCCGGCTCGTGGAGGCCGGGTGGAAGGTGGGCGTGGTCGCCCAGTCCCACGCCGTCGTCGAAAACATGCTCTGCACGGCGATCGAGAAAGCCGGGGTGGACCGCGCCGTGGTGGCGAAGAAACTGTCTCAACCACACGACGTACCGTGGACCTGCGTCGCCGACGAGGACGTTGCGCGGCTCCTCGACGGGCCGGACGGTTGCCTGGTTGGCGGAACTGCCTGGACCATGACCGGCAGACACGTGCCTGCCGGTTCGCTGGATCTGCTGGTCATCGACGAGGCCGGCCAGTATTCGCTGGCCAACACGCTGGCCGTGGCACGCTCCGCGAAGCGTCTCCTGCTGCTCGGCGACCCTCAGCAGCTTCCCCAGGTCACGCAGGGCTCCCATCCGGAACCGGTCGATGAGTCGGCGCTGGGCTGGCTGTCGGCCGGGCGCGCCACGATGCCTGCCGAGCTCGGGTACTTCCTCGCCGATTCCTGGCGGATGCATCCCGAGCTGTGCCGGAAGGTGTCGGTGCTCAGCTACGAGGGCAGGCTGGAATCTGCGCCGGCGGCTTCCCTGCGCCACCTTGACGGCGTGCCGCCAGGTGTGGACACCGTTCTGGTGCCGCATGCCGGCAACACCACAAGTTCGGCGGAGGAGGCTGCCGCGGTCGTCGGACTGGCGCGCCAGCACATCGGGCTCAAATGGACGCCGGGCAAGGACGGGCCGATCCGGCGGCTGGAAGCCAAGGACATCCTGGTGGTGGCTGCGTACAACGCCCAGGTGCAGACAATCCGGCACGCTCTGGACCAGGAGGGGCTTTTCGACGTGCGGGTGGGAACAGTGGATAAGTTCCAGGGCCAGGAGGCTCCCGTTGTACTGGTGTCGATGGCGTGCTCAGCCATTGCGGAAGCACCGCGCGGGGCCGAGTTCCTGCTCAACCGTAATCGAATCAACGTAGCCGTATCGCGGGGCCAATGGCGGGCCGTCATCGTCCGCTCCCCTGAACTCACCAACTACATGCCGGCGCGGCCCTTCGCGCTCGAGGAACTCGGGGCCTTCCTGGGACTCAGCCCGGGGGAATTCACCCGGGACTGA
- a CDS encoding acylphosphatase: MTDSKAADPDSVRLTARVTGMVQGVGFRYWTARKADELGLTGSVRNDDDGSVAVVAEGPQPDIVEFRRWLGSSQAPGRVSHVDEKVSPAEGGFRSFQVVG, encoded by the coding sequence ATGACTGACTCGAAGGCAGCAGACCCGGACAGCGTCCGCCTCACCGCACGCGTCACGGGAATGGTCCAAGGCGTCGGATTCCGCTACTGGACCGCGCGCAAGGCCGACGAGCTGGGCCTGACAGGTTCGGTCAGGAACGACGACGACGGTTCGGTGGCCGTTGTCGCGGAGGGGCCGCAGCCGGACATTGTCGAATTCAGGCGCTGGCTCGGATCATCCCAGGCACCGGGCAGGGTGTCGCACGTCGACGAGAAAGTTTCCCCGGCTGAAGGCGGATTCAGGAGCTTCCAGGTCGTCGGCTGA
- a CDS encoding glycosidase, with product MRKTAAENTNIRLKAVLDVLAEGVLSGESQNAGAVLAEALVRVPLNAYEAELLSGGIPRGHKSLTTATAKLVKAGWLVKGRSGWTITEDGQRATVAFPDAASFSAALDAGTPVPADTPLPEAAPAKPAAKKAAAAKAEKAPSKTAKVVDKAAKLIEDAVAPVAKAVLKKAEADAEAQAPAETVDQPAAVAVAGDFNTLLGAPENWAPQYDEAQMQLDELDQLWKLSAEIPAGYYTFKIALNRSWEENYGAFGAFDGANHELHHSGGQLTIRYDHRTRDITVN from the coding sequence ATGCGCAAGACTGCCGCCGAAAACACCAACATCCGCCTTAAGGCCGTGCTGGACGTTCTGGCAGAGGGGGTGTTGTCGGGTGAATCGCAGAACGCCGGTGCCGTGCTTGCTGAAGCGCTCGTCCGGGTTCCGCTGAACGCCTACGAAGCTGAACTCCTCAGCGGTGGCATTCCCCGCGGCCACAAATCGCTGACCACCGCTACGGCCAAGCTGGTCAAGGCCGGCTGGCTGGTCAAGGGACGCTCCGGCTGGACCATCACCGAGGACGGACAGCGCGCAACGGTCGCTTTCCCGGACGCGGCCAGCTTCTCGGCAGCGCTCGACGCCGGTACTCCGGTCCCGGCCGACACGCCCCTTCCGGAGGCCGCACCTGCCAAGCCGGCGGCCAAGAAGGCAGCCGCAGCAAAGGCCGAGAAGGCTCCGTCCAAGACAGCCAAGGTTGTCGACAAGGCGGCCAAGCTGATCGAGGACGCTGTTGCTCCCGTGGCCAAGGCTGTTCTGAAGAAGGCAGAAGCCGACGCCGAAGCGCAGGCTCCCGCAGAAACCGTCGACCAGCCGGCCGCCGTGGCCGTGGCCGGCGACTTCAACACCCTACTGGGAGCCCCGGAAAACTGGGCGCCGCAGTACGACGAAGCGCAGATGCAGCTGGACGAGCTGGACCAGCTGTGGAAGCTGTCGGCTGAGATCCCGGCCGGTTACTACACCTTCAAGATCGCTCTCAACCGTTCCTGGGAAGAGAACTACGGCGCGTTCGGCGCGTTCGATGGAGCCAACCACGAACTGCACCACTCCGGCGGCCAGCTCACCATCCGCTACGACCACCGGACCCGGGACATCACCGTCAACTGA
- a CDS encoding DUF2630 family protein gives MDNQDILQRIQALVDEEHQLREPAGSGQAGGAGGDSSDEDDDGRSDRRARLRQVEEALDQCWDLLRQRRAKAKAGEDPNEADARPVNEVEGYVQ, from the coding sequence ATGGACAACCAGGACATTCTGCAGCGCATCCAGGCGCTGGTTGACGAAGAGCATCAGCTCCGCGAGCCGGCGGGTTCGGGGCAGGCCGGCGGTGCCGGCGGGGACAGCTCCGACGAGGACGACGACGGCCGGAGCGACCGCCGCGCCCGGCTGCGGCAGGTGGAAGAGGCGTTGGACCAATGCTGGGACTTGCTGCGCCAGCGCCGGGCGAAGGCCAAAGCAGGCGAAGATCCCAACGAGGCGGATGCCCGCCCCGTCAATGAGGTGGAAGGGTACGTCCAGTAG